A stretch of DNA from Candidatus Epulonipiscium sp.:
CATCTAACTCAAATTCCATGGGAATATGGTTCGTCGAACCACATACAGGGCAGCTTTGCCCCTCTTTAAGTTCCCTTGCTAAGATTGCAGCCATGTTTTTTCTTTTTATACCTTCTAACATATCTTTTAATTTTTCTTGTTTTTTCTTTATCTCTCCTAATTCAGCAAACAACTTCTCCTTAAGTCCTTCCCCCTCCTTTACTATAATAAAAGTATCCTTAAGCCTATCTTCTTTTATTGTTTTTTGTCTTATATTTTCATCTAGGTCTCTTATATTAGTTTTTAATTCTTCCAAATACTTATGCTTGCTCAAAATATCATCGTTGCTTCCGGGGCAGTTTTTTCTTAAATTTATTAATCCCTCATTAAGTTTTTGTAAAATGACACTTTCTTCTTCCTTTTCTTTAGATAAGGCATTATATTTCTTTGTTGATTCTAAAATTTGCGAATGGATTTTTTCTAACTTTTCTTCTGTTTCATTATTTTCTTTTTCTAAATTAAAATATTCCCTCTCTAATTCATATCCTTTTTGTATTTCTTCTCTTATATGGGGTTCAATATGTATTTTTTGTTTTGCCCTTTCTATCTCATTGGCTCTTTTTTCTAAGTTCTCGATTTTATTTTTAAGCTCATTTTCTTTGGCTTCATCTTCTTCTATTTCCTTTTTGTTTTCTTTATATACTTCTCTTAGGTTGTCCCTTTCTTTTTTCATAGAAATCTTATCTTCTAACATTTTTAACGCTTGATTAAGATTGGTTTCTTTTTGAAGAAGAATTGGGTGGTTTATATTTTTATTGTTTAAAGCTTCTAAATACTCAGCCTCAATCCTTTCTTTTTCTTTTATAATGTTTTGTAGTGTATCATTTAATGTTTTAAGTGTATTTTCGTTTTCTGATTTTTTCTTCTCAATTTCCCTTAATTCTTCGATTTGGGGCTTGATTATTTCTGCATCTTTTGCCCTGCTTAAGATTTGTTTTTTCTTATTGTATTCATCTTTTTTCCCATTGAGATCTTTTTGTTTGTTTTGGTATATTTCTAGTTCTTGTTGAAGCTCCCATATTCCCTGATATTTTTCATATTTCTTATTAATGATTTCTAATTCACTTTTTAATCTTTCCTCTTCTAGCACAAGTATCTCATAATTTTTCTTTTGTTCTTCATATTCCTCTTTCGTCAAATTACCATATACCTTCAATTGTGATTCTATGTCTAATATCTCCATGCTCTTTTTATTTTTTATAATTTTGATTTTTTCCGTTAAACCTTTTCCATATCTTTTTAACCCAAAAATTCTTTCTAGCATATTACGCCTATCGGCCCCTGTTAATTTTAAAAATTCATTAAATTTTCCCTGAGGCAGTACAACAGAACGGGTAAAATCCTCTGCGCCTAACCCTAGAATTTCATTAATTTTTTGGGTTACATTGTTTATTCCTTCTGCAATAATATCTATGTTTTCTCTATCTATTAATAAAAGTCTTGCACTCCTTGATTTTCTTATGCCCTCTTCCGTCTTTTTAAAATTTCTTTCTACTATATAGATATTAATATTTTCTCCATCTTTAATAGAAAATTCATAAGAAACATTAAGGGTATCTACTTCTGTATTTACAAATTCCTTTGTATTTCTTGGGATTTCACCATATAAAGCTAAGGTTATAGCATCTAATATTGTAGATTTACCACTACCTGTAGGTCCAAAAATCCCGAATAAACCTCTTCCGGTAAGTTTGCAAAAGTCTATTTCCTGTTCTTCTATAAAACTATTTAAACCTTTTATCTTAAGCATCCTGGGCTTCATCTTTTTCCTCCTCCTCATTTATTATGGAAAGAAAGAGCTCCATCATTTCTGCAGAGGGCTGAACTTGTTTTTGGTGGATATAAAATTCCTTAAATAATTCATCTACCTTCTTTTCTTTTATGCTTTTTAATTCTTTTTCCTCTTTTTCCGACTCATAAAATAGTGGAAGAATCTCAACTATATCTTCCTTTGTTTTTTTCATTTCCTTTATTTCAGATTGGAGAAGTATTCTATCCGTTTTGATTTCTAAATACACCCATACGTTTCTTTTGCTATTTTCTTCACATTTTTTAATTGCTTCCTCAATGCTTTCACATCGCCAAACTTCTATGGGCTTATAGTTTTTAAGATATACTTCTTGAATATTTGCTTTTTCACCGACACAGACATCAACTATGTAAAGACTCTTTGAATAAGAAATTTCGCTTTTACTATACTGTAAAGGAGAACCCGAATAACGGGCCTCTACCTCTGTTCCTTTTACTTTTTGGGGTCTATGAAGATGTCCTAGGGCTACATATTGGGCCTTTCGCGGAAGTACACTAGGATCTATTGCTAAACTTCCCCCTAATTGGATGGGACGTTCTGAATCTGTACTCTCGCCGCCTGATATAAAAAAATGCCCTGCCGCAATATTTATTGTATCTTTTCTATATTTAGATGAAAGGTTGTCAAATAATACAGCCATTCTTTCTGAATAACTTCTTTGCATTTCTTCTTCATCCATACTAATACTTATAAGTTCATTTAGTCTCTTTTCACTAGGGTAAGGTATCGTAATAATAACTACTTTTTCCTTGTCTTTTTCAATCTCTACATATCCTTCTCCTGCATCGGTAATTTTATAATAAGGATACTCTCCAACCCTAGCTATACTCTTAGGGGTGCCAAGAAGTATTATCCCCTGCTCATAGGCAAGGGGTCCGGCAGCAGATAATCTTTCTGGATGATCATGATTACCTGCAATAACCAAAACCGGCCTTTTTCCTCCCTTAGATATTTTTTTGAGGGCAAAATAAAAAAGTTTCTCTGCTCTAGCAGGAGGATTGCCGGTATCATATATATCTCCTGATATAATTATCATATCTACATTTTCCCTATCTACTATTTCAATGAGTTCCTCTATAAATAATTCCTGCTCCTCCAGCCTGCTGCACCCTTCTAAGTTTTTTCCTAGATGCCAATCGGAAGTATGAAGTATTCTCATATAATCATCTCCTAGTTACTATTATAGGCTTTCAAGCCATAAAATCTAATCGAACTTACCATAAATTTTATCATATTTTAGTCATTAATTCCAAGCAGTATCCATATGATTTCACACAAGCCCTATTACAATTAATTAGATTAAAAAAACAAGAGAGCTGCTTCATTAAGCGCCCTCCTACTTTTAGTTATATTAAGTTAATAATTTGGTTACTTCCACCCTCATATTTTATTATAATAATATGTTCTTGTTTATTATACTCTACACTCCCCGAGCCTATTTTAATTTTATTTTCTGCAAAAAGGCCGTAAAAAATATCATCGGCGAGGGTTTTAGCACATTCTACCTTTTCTTCCTTAGTTAAAGCTTCAAACTCTATAAAGCCCATATCAAAAAAATTATAAAAGCCCTCTATTTTATAAATGGCCTCCCCTAGCTCATTGCTTATATCTTCATATTCTCTGTTGAACTTAATTCCCATTATATCAATCCTTTTTGTTTTATTTGTTATTTTACTATAATTTTTAATACATCACAACTAAACCTTATTTCTAATCTACAGATATTGCTAGTTTCTAATTATATAGATTTTAAAATGATAAATATTGAGGGTCTTATTATGTCTATAGCACTTTATATAGTATATTTTTGAAAATAAAAAAACGAGATTTCATCTCGTCTTTTATCGTGTGTTTAGATAGCTAGAAAGTATCTCCTTCATTTTATGGGGACGTTCGTTGGTTTCGATTACTATACTATCCCCTAGTACATTTACCTTAAAATTATTAAATCCATTATTCTCAAGATAACCATTTATATCTTCTGGGTCATCTGTCTGGGTCAATAATACTTTTTCTCCTATTTTATCATCATTTACAAAAACTTCATAGGTATCATTTGATACCTTGGTGCCATTGTCTTCGTAGGGAACCGGTATTGCAACCGTAGCCCTTACATTATCCGTAGTTGATATTACAGGGAATATTTCTGCCATGCTCTTCCTCCTTTAAGTACATAAGGATAGTTAGTTATAAATTTGCCAGTTAAATCAAGTTCCTTAGCAAATTCTTTTAATATAGATTCGTAATGGAAATCTATAAATATAGTATGGCATAATAGATATAAAATAATTCGTTGCTATTTTTTAGGTACACCTTCCCAATCTTTTAAGAAACGCTCAACACCCAAATCGGTTAATGGATGTTTTGTCATTTGTTCAATAACGTTATAAGGGATAGTTGCAATATGTGCGCCTATTCTTGCTGCTTGAATTACATGAATTGGGTTTCTGATGCTTGCTGCAATGATTTCTGTGTGAATATCATGAATGCTAAATATTTCTACTATCTCTTCTATTAAATTCATACCTTCATTACCGATATCATCTAATCTCCCTAAAAATGGGCTTACATAAGTTGCCCCTGCTCTTGCTGCAAGCAAAGCCTGGGTTGCCGAAAAAATAAGAGTAACATTGGTTTTAATGTTTTCTTCAGTAAGAATCTTAACAGCTTTTAATCCTTCTATAGTCATAGGAATTTTGATAATAATGTTTTTATGAATCTTTACTAATTCTCTTGCTTCCTTTATCATTTCATCTGCTTTTAAACTTATAACCTCTGCACTAATAGGACCATCAACAATCGTTGTTATTTCTTTTACAACTTCAACAAAATCCCTACCTTCTTTTGCAATTAAAGAAGGGTTTGTTGTCACCCCACAGATAACTCCCATATCATTGGCTTTTTTGATATCTTCTACATTTGCGGTATCAATAAATATTTTCATCTCAATTCTCCTTATCTTATAAATTAATTTTGCCCATAGTAGGCATTTTTACCATGCTTACGTAAAAAATGCTTATCCAATAAAACTTGATCCATATTTCCTTTATCAGGGGAAATCACCATGCTATGATATGTCATTTTTGCAACTTCTTCCATAACCACAGAATTATGAACAGCATTCATAGAATCTGTTCCCCATGTAAAAGGCCCATGGCTATGAACCAACACTCCTGGTATCTCCATAGGATTCATGTTTTTAAATGTTTCTACTATTACGTTGCCTGTTTCTTTTTCGTATGCACCTTCTATTTCTTTTGATGTCATTTTTCTTGTACAGGGAATCTCACCATAAAAATAGTCTCCATGGGTAGTGCCCATAGGCGGAATGCCTCTTCCTGCCTGTGCCCATGCCGTTGCCCAAGAAGAATGAGTATGAACTACCCCGCCAATTTCTTTAAATTTA
This window harbors:
- a CDS encoding AAA family ATPase, which gives rise to MKPRMLKIKGLNSFIEEQEIDFCKLTGRGLFGIFGPTGSGKSTILDAITLALYGEIPRNTKEFVNTEVDTLNVSYEFSIKDGENINIYIVERNFKKTEEGIRKSRSARLLLIDRENIDIIAEGINNVTQKINEILGLGAEDFTRSVVLPQGKFNEFLKLTGADRRNMLERIFGLKRYGKGLTEKIKIIKNKKSMEILDIESQLKVYGNLTKEEYEEQKKNYEILVLEEERLKSELEIINKKYEKYQGIWELQQELEIYQNKQKDLNGKKDEYNKKKQILSRAKDAEIIKPQIEELREIEKKKSENENTLKTLNDTLQNIIKEKERIEAEYLEALNNKNINHPILLQKETNLNQALKMLEDKISMKKERDNLREVYKENKKEIEEDEAKENELKNKIENLEKRANEIERAKQKIHIEPHIREEIQKGYELEREYFNLEKENNETEEKLEKIHSQILESTKKYNALSKEKEEESVILQKLNEGLINLRKNCPGSNDDILSKHKYLEELKTNIRDLDENIRQKTIKEDRLKDTFIIVKEGEGLKEKLFAELGEIKKKQEKLKDMLEGIKRKNMAAILARELKEGQSCPVCGSTNHIPMEFELDEEKYNNMVIEEKKLENSLREIETSYHKISLEHTQMKKEVLQTQAEIDRINVIIEDKNIDTLKSILIKEEESLKLLQETIKKWESSILENESNLSISKEKVNNIEKEEARLKERLNNDKDNYKELKEKWQKTAVKLEEVLSHYNKIKNKYNLNKIEDRINEIKEWDKLKAALEKEEKELRENIKIKIIKKDELTKLISELTKENEKTKQSGIEKTTMIEKWDEQIINLSGKKEPYSHREEIRNKIKGILKEEETLRHSFEKIKKEIQGVEEEVIKLKAYNQTLNQLKQEQENKITLLLKEYKLLDCDEVYSHWLPQMEREALKEEISEYEKALDEIKNNLFRIQSKLKEDVISKEAWEDLKVEKREKVSDLERRSKYIAVIHEKLNIMKQNLESIVELNDKKAVLDRTFSLLEDLYRLVQGNKFVEFAAYNRLRYIAKEASKTLKEITRGRYALELDGDGNFIMRDDFNGGIRRSATTLSGGETFLTSLSLALALSSQIQLNNTSPLEFFFLDEGFGTLDNNLLDIVMGALEKLHSQQLCVGIISHVEELKSRIPIKLIVEPARQGLSGSKVKIEYL
- a CDS encoding exonuclease SbcCD subunit D is translated as MRILHTSDWHLGKNLEGCSRLEEQELFIEELIEIVDRENVDMIIISGDIYDTGNPPARAEKLFYFALKKISKGGKRPVLVIAGNHDHPERLSAAGPLAYEQGIILLGTPKSIARVGEYPYYKITDAGEGYVEIEKDKEKVVIITIPYPSEKRLNELISISMDEEEMQRSYSERMAVLFDNLSSKYRKDTINIAAGHFFISGGESTDSERPIQLGGSLAIDPSVLPRKAQYVALGHLHRPQKVKGTEVEARYSGSPLQYSKSEISYSKSLYIVDVCVGEKANIQEVYLKNYKPIEVWRCESIEEAIKKCEENSKRNVWVYLEIKTDRILLQSEIKEMKKTKEDIVEILPLFYESEKEEKELKSIKEKKVDELFKEFYIHQKQVQPSAEMMELFLSIINEEEEKDEAQDA
- the fsa gene encoding fructose-6-phosphate aldolase is translated as MKIFIDTANVEDIKKANDMGVICGVTTNPSLIAKEGRDFVEVVKEITTIVDGPISAEVISLKADEMIKEARELVKIHKNIIIKIPMTIEGLKAVKILTEENIKTNVTLIFSATQALLAARAGATYVSPFLGRLDDIGNEGMNLIEEIVEIFSIHDIHTEIIAASIRNPIHVIQAARIGAHIATIPYNVIEQMTKHPLTDLGVERFLKDWEGVPKK
- the araD gene encoding L-ribulose-5-phosphate 4-epimerase, whose protein sequence is MLEALKKSVLEANLALVRYGLVIFTWGNVSGIDREKGLVVIKPSGIQYDELTEAKLIVLDLEGKIIEGNLNPSSDTATHLVLYNKFKEIGGVVHTHSSWATAWAQAGRGIPPMGTTHGDYFYGEIPCTRKMTSKEIEGAYEKETGNVIVETFKNMNPMEIPGVLVHSHGPFTWGTDSMNAVHNSVVMEEVAKMTYHSMVISPDKGNMDQVLLDKHFLRKHGKNAYYGQN